GTACTCGCCGGGAGGGATTGTGTCGCTAACATAGGAACGGGTAGCCGGTTCTTGTACATACGGCTCGTCAAGTGTAACCACGGAGCCGTCAGGATGGTGGATTAAGACCTGACCATCCTTCATTTCCACGTACTCGCCGGGCAGTCCGATAATGCGCTTGATGTAGCTGTCTCGCTGGCCGTTGGGAGGGCGAAATACAATCACGTCTCCCCTTCCGGGCTCATGGATACTGTAGACCACCTTATTCACCAGCAGCCGCTGGTGTTCCCAGAAGTTAGGCTGCATGCTGGGACCGTATATCACGAAGGTCTGTACCGTGTACCGCAGTCCGATAAAGACCACCACGGCGATTGCCGCCATTACCAGGAAGTCACGAATGGAGCTCTTCATTTGTCTCCTTCTCAGGACTCAGTTACTATTATAGTATAGCCCGTCT
The genomic region above belongs to Dehalococcoidales bacterium and contains:
- the lepB gene encoding signal peptidase I; the encoded protein is MKSSIRDFLVMAAIAVVVFIGLRYTVQTFVIYGPSMQPNFWEHQRLLVNKVVYSIHEPGRGDVIVFRPPNGQRDSYIKRIIGLPGEYVEMKDGQVLIHHPDGSVVTLDEPYVQEPATRSYVSDTIPPGEYFVLGDNRNNTNDSRNGWLVPTGDIIGKAWLSIWPPDKWGLAANYPPPEQIASAAGD